A single region of the Deltaproteobacteria bacterium genome encodes:
- the mce gene encoding methylmalonyl-CoA epimerase translates to MHIQRIAHIAIAVKDLETQIAHYRDTFGLELVGREEVADQKVKVAMLRVGETTIELLEPTSPDSPVAKFLDKRGEGIHHLAFQVDGLASALGELRDKGVALLDAEPRDGAHGQRIAFLHPRATFGVLTELCEPGAAPDGDHGSGGSGNPLDA, encoded by the coding sequence ATGCACATCCAGCGAATCGCGCACATCGCCATCGCCGTGAAGGACCTGGAGACGCAGATCGCCCACTACCGGGACACCTTCGGCCTCGAGCTCGTGGGGCGCGAGGAGGTCGCGGACCAGAAGGTCAAGGTGGCCATGCTGCGCGTCGGTGAGACGACGATCGAGCTCCTCGAGCCGACGAGCCCCGATAGCCCGGTGGCGAAGTTTCTCGACAAGCGCGGAGAGGGGATCCACCACCTGGCCTTTCAGGTGGACGGCCTCGCCTCGGCGCTCGGGGAGCTCCGCGACAAAGGGGTGGCGCTGCTCGACGCGGAACCGCGGGACGGCGCGCACGGCCAGCGCATCGCCTTTCTGCACCCGCGCGCAACGTTCGGAGTCCTTACCGAGCTCTGCGAGCCGGGAGCCGCCCCGGACGGGGATCACGGATCCGGAGGATCCGGGAATCCGCTTGACGCTTGA
- a CDS encoding 8-oxoguanine deaminase translates to MARGRLLLRNIYHLAVGDDANTRLRGVDLLVDGSRIADIGPSLPRGEAEVIDASTKLVIPGLVNTHHHMYQTLQRNLPAVQNAGLFDWLKGLYPIWRYLTAEVVSVSTQLACAELLKTGCTTTSDHHYIFPAGVTEDLIGLQVQAALETGIRICTSRGSMSRGESQGGLPPDSVVQDERTILEDSARVIAAYHDPSPFSRQRVALAPCSPFSVTEKLMAESAALARRHGVRLHTHLAETLDEETYCVERYGCRPLALMERVGWLGPDVWFAHGIHFDDAELEVLARTGTGVAHCPSSNMRLGSGICRVPELLARGVRVGLAVDGSASNDSSNMLGELRSCLLVHRVHGTPAAMTADLALRLATRGSAELLGWERLGTLAVGQAADLALVEMKRLDYAGALSDPLAAAVFAGISHNVHTTIVDGKVVVSGGRLVCLDEDALRDRANALSKRMLEQAGHSTKWML, encoded by the coding sequence ATGGCCCGCGGGCGACTCCTCCTTCGCAACATCTACCACCTGGCCGTTGGCGACGACGCGAACACGCGCCTGCGCGGCGTGGACCTGCTCGTCGACGGTTCGCGCATCGCGGACATCGGGCCGTCACTGCCGCGCGGCGAGGCGGAGGTGATCGACGCCTCGACGAAGCTCGTCATCCCGGGGCTCGTCAACACGCACCACCACATGTACCAGACGCTGCAGCGCAACCTGCCTGCGGTGCAGAACGCGGGCCTCTTCGACTGGCTGAAGGGCCTCTATCCGATCTGGCGCTACCTCACGGCCGAGGTGGTCTCGGTCTCGACGCAGCTCGCCTGCGCGGAGCTGCTCAAGACCGGCTGCACCACCACCAGCGACCATCACTACATCTTCCCGGCCGGCGTCACCGAGGACCTGATCGGACTGCAGGTCCAGGCGGCCCTCGAGACGGGGATCCGCATCTGCACGAGTCGCGGGAGCATGTCCCGGGGCGAGAGCCAGGGCGGCCTGCCGCCGGACTCGGTGGTGCAGGACGAGCGCACGATCCTCGAGGACTCGGCGCGGGTCATCGCGGCGTACCACGACCCCAGCCCCTTCTCGCGGCAGCGCGTGGCGCTCGCCCCGTGCTCCCCCTTCTCGGTCACCGAGAAGCTGATGGCCGAGAGCGCGGCCCTCGCGCGGCGTCACGGCGTGCGCCTGCACACCCACCTCGCCGAGACGCTCGACGAGGAGACCTACTGCGTCGAGCGCTACGGCTGCCGCCCGCTGGCCCTGATGGAGCGCGTGGGCTGGCTCGGACCCGACGTCTGGTTCGCGCACGGCATCCACTTCGACGACGCGGAGCTCGAGGTGCTCGCACGCACCGGCACCGGCGTGGCGCACTGCCCGAGCTCGAACATGCGGCTCGGGTCGGGGATCTGCCGGGTCCCCGAGCTCCTCGCCCGCGGCGTGCGCGTCGGGCTGGCCGTGGACGGCAGCGCCTCGAACGACAGCTCGAACATGCTCGGCGAGCTCCGGAGCTGCCTGCTCGTGCACCGCGTGCACGGCACCCCGGCGGCGATGACGGCCGACCTCGCGCTGCGCCTCGCCACTCGCGGAAGCGCGGAGCTCCTCGGCTGGGAGCGCCTCGGCACCCTCGCGGTGGGGCAAGCGGCCGACCTCGCGCTCGTCGAGATGAAGCGCCTCGACTACGCGGGCGCTCTCTCGGACCCCCTCGCGGCGGCGGTCTTCGCCGGGATCAGCCACAACGTGCACACCACGATCGTGGACGGAAAGGTGGTCGTCTCGGGGGGCCGCCTCGTCTGCCTCGACGAGGACGCGCTCCGCGACCGCGCGAACGCCCTCTCGAAGCGCATGCTCGAGCAGGCGGGCCACTCGACGAAGTGGATGCTCTGA
- the arcC gene encoding carbamate kinase, giving the protein MDRSERPLALVAMGGHAFMQPGQAGTIEHHQQNADEISLVLMTLIERDYNVVITHGNGPQVGQLLLQTDLTRDQVPAMPLDVLVADTEGWLGYVLQQALLNQLRRRNVQRYVVTVISQVLVDKRDPAFAAPTKPVGRFMSEEEARRCHEEHGWTVIDDSGRGWRRVVPSPKPLRVVQRHMIRDAALRGHIVIACGGGGIPIVKDSHDNYQGVEAVIDKDLTSSILASNIGAELMIILTDVPQVYVAYKKPEQRALSAVTMDDVERLIGEGHFAAGSMGPKVEAIAGFLRAGGKRGLITNPGSLEDALAGRGGTHFVGRL; this is encoded by the coding sequence ATGGATCGCTCCGAACGACCGCTCGCGCTCGTGGCCATGGGCGGCCACGCCTTCATGCAGCCGGGGCAGGCCGGCACGATCGAACACCACCAGCAGAACGCCGACGAGATCTCGCTCGTGCTGATGACGCTCATCGAGCGCGACTACAACGTGGTGATCACGCACGGCAACGGTCCGCAGGTGGGGCAGCTGCTCCTGCAGACGGATCTCACGCGCGACCAGGTCCCGGCCATGCCGCTCGACGTGCTGGTGGCCGACACGGAGGGGTGGCTGGGCTACGTGCTGCAGCAGGCGCTGCTCAACCAGCTCCGTCGGCGCAACGTGCAGCGCTACGTGGTGACGGTGATCTCGCAGGTGCTCGTGGACAAGCGCGACCCGGCGTTCGCGGCGCCCACCAAGCCCGTCGGCCGCTTCATGAGCGAGGAGGAGGCGCGACGCTGCCACGAGGAGCACGGCTGGACGGTGATCGACGATTCCGGCCGCGGCTGGCGTCGCGTGGTCCCCTCGCCGAAGCCGCTCCGCGTGGTGCAGCGCCACATGATTCGCGACGCCGCGCTGCGCGGGCACATCGTCATCGCGTGCGGCGGCGGCGGGATCCCGATCGTCAAGGACTCCCACGACAACTACCAGGGGGTCGAGGCGGTGATCGACAAGGACCTGACCTCGAGCATCCTGGCCTCGAACATCGGCGCGGAGCTGATGATCATCCTCACGGACGTGCCGCAGGTCTACGTGGCCTACAAGAAGCCCGAGCAGCGCGCGCTCAGCGCGGTCACGATGGACGACGTGGAGCGGCTCATCGGCGAGGGGCACTTCGCCGCGGGGAGCATGGGGCCCAAGGTGGAGGCGATCGCCGGGTTTTTGCGCGCCGGGGGCAAGCGCGGGCTGATCACCAACCCCGGCAGCCTCGAGGACGCGCTCGCGGGGCGCGGGGGGACGCACTTCGTCGGCCGCCTGTAG
- a CDS encoding OmpA family protein, translated as MHRSSLVSRSVVALFLLTLNARAHAAPFKQGEKLLDVQLFQPGVGPSDFLNVRGAASPGHLQLSANAYLIYMRAPLRATFPDGTKDLAVSHQLGWDLSVGVGLWNRLIVGVGLPIGMLQMCPGGNIQCAQLDRINLSDQNFSGGGVGDIRLMLHGTILAPKAGGGFGLGVGATVTFPTADATSFVGEGNVADASNPGGNHAFRPTVAGFLAADYAFWRMRVGLNAGYLWRRDVTFRQLRVSDQVMYGLGVGLRALSWLEAIAEFDGRLALAETSKANSPHEVMLAARFRRGALRFDAGVGVGVLGDFGAPDVRAFAGVGFAGKVTEADADLDGVPDSADQCPNEPEDKDGFQDKDGCPDLDNDNDGIPDALDKCPNVAAVTASGCPLEDSDKDGVADDQDRCPNDPEDRDGFEDSDGCPDPDNDKDGIADKSDKCPDKPETFNGHEDEDGCPDTTPQIAKPTPPQVTPTHIAIGERVTFVSGKAELTESAKRLLAQVAEEINKHAEVKLVRIEGHTDNQGSKARNQRLSEERARTVLKFLVTKRVAKKRLQAVGYGSTRPVEKNDTDEGRAKNRRVEFIVVQ; from the coding sequence ATGCACCGTAGCTCTCTGGTCTCGCGAAGCGTTGTCGCCCTATTCCTCCTCACCCTGAACGCCCGAGCCCACGCGGCCCCCTTCAAGCAGGGGGAAAAGCTTCTCGACGTGCAGCTCTTCCAGCCCGGGGTGGGGCCCAGCGACTTCCTGAACGTGCGAGGCGCCGCGTCGCCCGGTCATCTGCAGCTCTCGGCCAACGCCTACCTCATCTACATGCGCGCGCCGCTGCGCGCCACCTTCCCCGACGGCACCAAGGACCTCGCCGTGAGCCATCAGCTCGGGTGGGACCTCTCCGTCGGCGTGGGCCTCTGGAACCGTCTCATCGTCGGGGTGGGGCTGCCCATCGGCATGCTCCAGATGTGTCCCGGTGGAAACATCCAGTGCGCGCAGCTCGACCGCATCAACCTCTCGGACCAGAACTTCTCCGGCGGCGGCGTGGGCGACATCCGCCTCATGCTCCACGGAACGATTCTCGCGCCGAAGGCCGGTGGAGGTTTCGGCCTCGGGGTGGGCGCGACGGTGACCTTCCCGACGGCGGACGCGACCTCGTTCGTCGGAGAGGGCAACGTGGCCGACGCGTCCAACCCCGGTGGGAATCACGCCTTCCGCCCGACGGTGGCGGGGTTTCTCGCGGCCGACTACGCCTTCTGGCGCATGCGGGTCGGGCTGAACGCCGGCTACCTCTGGCGGCGCGACGTGACCTTCCGCCAGCTTCGCGTGAGCGACCAGGTGATGTACGGCCTCGGGGTCGGGCTGCGCGCGCTCTCGTGGCTGGAGGCGATCGCCGAGTTCGACGGGCGCCTGGCGCTCGCGGAGACCTCCAAGGCCAATAGCCCGCACGAGGTCATGCTCGCCGCACGTTTTCGGCGCGGCGCGCTGCGCTTCGACGCGGGCGTGGGCGTCGGCGTGCTCGGCGACTTCGGCGCACCGGACGTGCGCGCCTTCGCGGGGGTGGGCTTCGCCGGCAAGGTGACCGAGGCCGACGCGGACCTCGACGGCGTTCCGGACAGCGCGGACCAGTGCCCGAACGAGCCGGAGGACAAGGACGGCTTCCAGGACAAGGACGGCTGCCCCGACCTGGACAACGACAACGACGGTATTCCGGACGCGCTCGACAAGTGCCCGAACGTGGCGGCCGTCACGGCGAGCGGCTGTCCGCTCGAGGATTCGGACAAGGACGGCGTGGCCGACGACCAGGACCGCTGCCCGAACGACCCCGAGGACCGGGACGGCTTCGAGGATAGCGACGGGTGCCCCGATCCGGACAACGACAAGGACGGCATCGCGGACAAGAGCGACAAGTGCCCCGACAAGCCCGAGACCTTCAACGGCCACGAGGACGAGGACGGCTGCCCGGACACGACGCCGCAGATCGCCAAGCCGACGCCGCCGCAGGTCACGCCAACGCACATCGCGATCGGCGAGCGGGTGACCTTCGTCTCGGGCAAGGCCGAGCTGACGGAGTCGGCGAAGCGGCTCCTGGCGCAGGTCGCGGAGGAGATCAACAAGCACGCCGAGGTGAAGCTGGTGCGCATCGAGGGTCACACGGACAACCAGGGCTCCAAGGCGCGGAACCAGCGCCTCTCCGAGGAGCGCGCGCGGACCGTGCTCAAGTTCCTCGTGACCAAGCGCGTGGCCAAGAAGCGGCTGCAGGCGGTGGGCTACGGCAGCACGCGTCCGGTGGAGAAGAACGACACCGACGAGGGCCGCGCGAAGAACCGCCGGGTCGAGTTCATCGTGGTGCAGTAG
- a CDS encoding DEAD/DEAH box helicase, producing MQLTALSPTPASACVPRIRLFTERVLIDRGTAWAPDYEEAEAPAIQLSFDYGGTVVSAAQPVSRVFVGGSGAAAPLERDVALENHARAVLEAFGAVELSCLEHVAAPGSKADYLVHVESDVHTVCGFTAYTVPQLRRLGWQVEVADSYRWRVVDDAVPFYARLEEDEEPDWFSLELGIDVNGRRINLVPGLLSLLEDAASLKALQKARRRCYALPVGEGVYLPIEPDRLKVLLDVLLELYEGAKGGELKLPTLGAGALARLDLALLGERRVSWEGETRLRDRGYGYIPEAVHKVEAPSGLRATLRPYQEDGLAWMQHLRAQEVGGVLADDMGLGKTLQTIAHLLVEHRSGRAEHPSLVVAPTSLVSNWRRELARFAPALRVLVLHGPKRHVRRRLAYQHDVVLTTYPLLVLDLDELAAQRYHLLVLDEAQAIKNASSQAHRAAKRLDAEHRLCLSGTPLENHLGELWALFDFLTPGLLGSSRQFREHFRYPIEAAGDEHRLEALRQRVAPFVLRRTKDQVARELPPKTEIVRAVELKGAQRDLYESIRVAAHAQVRQAITRQGLAQSTIAILDALMKLRQVCCDPRLVNVRAAREVEETAKYELLFELLPQLLEQGRRVLLFSQFTSMLALIGQGLEQLGRPYVALTGATVDRQRAVDAFEQGQVDVFLISLKAGGTGLNLTSADTVIHYDPWWNPAAQAQATDRAHRIGQTKPVFVYSLIVAGSVEERMLRLQRRKARLAESLLAPQGTAWSADEVQSLFAPLGDSGLVGLAES from the coding sequence ATGCAGCTCACTGCGTTGTCGCCGACGCCCGCTTCCGCGTGCGTCCCCCGGATTCGGCTGTTCACGGAGCGGGTCCTCATCGACCGCGGCACGGCCTGGGCCCCCGATTACGAGGAGGCCGAGGCCCCCGCGATCCAGCTCTCCTTCGACTACGGCGGCACGGTGGTCTCCGCCGCGCAGCCGGTCTCGCGCGTGTTCGTCGGCGGCAGCGGGGCTGCGGCTCCCCTCGAGCGGGACGTCGCGCTCGAGAATCACGCGCGCGCGGTGCTCGAGGCCTTCGGTGCGGTCGAGCTCTCGTGCCTCGAGCACGTGGCCGCCCCGGGCTCGAAGGCCGACTACCTCGTGCACGTGGAGAGCGACGTGCACACCGTCTGTGGCTTCACGGCCTACACGGTGCCGCAGCTGCGGCGGCTCGGCTGGCAGGTGGAGGTGGCCGACTCGTACCGCTGGCGCGTCGTGGACGACGCGGTCCCCTTCTACGCGCGCCTCGAGGAGGACGAGGAGCCCGACTGGTTCAGCCTCGAGCTCGGCATCGACGTGAACGGCCGGCGCATCAACCTGGTGCCGGGGCTGCTCTCGCTGCTCGAGGACGCGGCGAGCCTCAAGGCCCTGCAGAAGGCGCGGCGGAGGTGTTACGCGCTCCCCGTCGGCGAGGGCGTGTACCTGCCGATCGAGCCCGACCGCCTGAAGGTGCTGCTCGACGTGCTCCTCGAGCTCTACGAAGGAGCCAAGGGGGGCGAGCTGAAGTTGCCGACGCTCGGGGCCGGGGCGCTGGCGCGGCTCGACCTCGCGCTCCTCGGCGAGCGGCGCGTCTCGTGGGAAGGGGAGACGCGCCTGCGCGACCGGGGCTACGGGTACATCCCCGAGGCCGTGCACAAGGTGGAGGCGCCGAGCGGCCTGCGGGCCACCCTGCGCCCCTACCAGGAGGACGGGCTGGCGTGGATGCAGCACCTCCGGGCGCAGGAGGTCGGGGGCGTGCTGGCCGACGACATGGGGCTCGGCAAGACGCTCCAGACCATCGCGCACCTGCTCGTCGAGCACCGCTCGGGGCGGGCCGAGCATCCGTCGCTGGTGGTTGCCCCGACGAGTCTCGTCTCGAACTGGCGGCGCGAGCTGGCACGCTTCGCACCGGCGCTCCGGGTGCTCGTGCTGCACGGGCCGAAGCGCCACGTACGGCGGCGGCTGGCCTACCAGCACGACGTGGTCCTGACCACCTACCCGCTCCTCGTGCTTGACCTCGACGAGCTCGCCGCGCAGCGCTACCACCTGCTGGTCCTCGACGAGGCGCAGGCGATCAAGAACGCCTCCAGCCAGGCCCATCGGGCGGCCAAGCGGCTCGACGCCGAGCACCGGCTCTGCCTCTCCGGAACGCCGCTCGAGAATCACCTCGGCGAGCTCTGGGCGCTCTTCGACTTCCTCACGCCGGGGCTGCTCGGCAGCTCGCGCCAGTTCCGCGAGCACTTCCGGTATCCGATCGAGGCGGCGGGGGACGAGCATCGCCTAGAGGCCCTGCGGCAGCGCGTGGCGCCCTTCGTGCTGCGGCGCACGAAGGACCAGGTGGCGCGCGAGCTCCCGCCGAAGACCGAGATCGTGCGCGCCGTGGAGCTCAAGGGGGCCCAGCGCGACCTCTACGAGAGCATCCGCGTGGCGGCCCACGCGCAGGTGCGCCAGGCCATCACCCGGCAGGGGCTCGCGCAATCCACGATTGCCATCCTGGACGCCCTGATGAAGCTGCGTCAGGTCTGCTGCGATCCGCGCCTCGTGAACGTGCGCGCCGCGCGCGAGGTCGAGGAGACGGCCAAGTACGAGCTCCTCTTCGAGCTGCTCCCCCAGCTCCTCGAGCAGGGCCGCCGCGTGCTCCTCTTCTCGCAGTTCACGAGCATGCTCGCGCTCATCGGGCAGGGACTCGAGCAGCTCGGCCGACCCTACGTCGCGCTCACCGGCGCGACGGTCGACCGCCAGCGCGCGGTGGACGCCTTCGAGCAGGGCCAGGTCGACGTCTTCCTCATCAGCCTGAAGGCCGGCGGCACCGGGCTGAACCTGACCTCGGCCGACACGGTGATCCACTACGATCCCTGGTGGAACCCCGCGGCCCAGGCGCAGGCCACCGACCGCGCGCACCGCATCGGCCAGACCAAGCCCGTCTTCGTCTACAGCCTGATCGTGGCCGGTTCCGTCGAGGAGCGGATGCTCAGGCTCCAGCGGCGCAAGGCCCGGCTCGCGGAGAGCCTGCTCGCACCGCAAGGGACGGCGTGGTCGGCGGACGAGGTGCAGAGCCTCTTCGCGCCGCTCGGCGACTCGGGTCTCGTGGGTCTCGCCGAGAGCTGA
- a CDS encoding tetratricopeptide repeat protein: protein MRQTLRKATETIRGRSEGLLRPAPFARGLLAAGLLATGLLGTGCFGEVAAEMRFRDSVQLHRSGRYEEALRHYQVLITDDPSRDGVLSNMGLLYLQTRRPRQAEAALRRAIEINERNVIGRYLLAMTLLATQRRDEARRETVRTLTHRQQWIAEARTRHGTVEESRIDGRIVSEMFAARLDALCRETGLPAAAVRRVPSTGPMAGDLTIATLTTRDGK, encoded by the coding sequence ATGCGTCAGACGCTCCGCAAGGCCACCGAGACGATCCGCGGGCGAAGTGAGGGCCTTCTCCGTCCGGCTCCGTTCGCGCGCGGCCTGCTCGCCGCGGGCCTGCTCGCGACAGGGCTCCTCGGCACCGGCTGCTTCGGCGAGGTCGCCGCCGAGATGCGCTTTCGCGACAGCGTGCAGCTCCACCGCAGCGGCCGCTACGAGGAGGCCCTGCGGCACTACCAGGTGCTGATCACCGACGACCCCTCGCGGGACGGGGTGCTCTCCAACATGGGGCTGCTCTACCTCCAGACGAGGCGTCCGCGGCAGGCCGAGGCAGCGCTGCGCCGCGCCATCGAGATCAACGAGCGCAACGTGATCGGCCGCTACCTCCTGGCCATGACCCTGCTCGCCACGCAGCGGCGGGACGAGGCCCGGCGCGAGACGGTCCGGACCCTGACGCACCGCCAGCAATGGATCGCCGAGGCCCGCACGCGGCACGGCACCGTCGAGGAAAGTCGCATCGACGGCCGCATCGTCTCGGAGATGTTCGCGGCCCGTCTGGACGCCCTGTGCCGGGAGACGGGGCTCCCCGCCGCCGCGGTGCGCCGCGTCCCAAGCACGGGCCCGATGGCCGGGGATCTGACCATCGCCACGCTCACGACCCGCGACGGAAAATAG
- a CDS encoding anti-sigma factor antagonist yields the protein MGARLGVEVTDTEGVNLIRLSGVIDEDNDLLEITKQVKRPTVLINTSDVERINSCGVRDWVTWLGELQRQGCTIFLLECSPAIMTQVNLVNNFVGNGIIASFYAPYFCSSCESDKMLLINVEDALKGLPFHAPTCRCDQCDHTMEFDDIESSYFGFLNTLTQPRIEASLDQVIKRLTRESKGTLRTRSTSMPLPSVATPSTPSAGSSSSSGASGIPPMPTIPSGNLKGLLTDVAYDKVGQQQQEHKGGIGKLLYLIVALLAAAIALLGYVVLRSGS from the coding sequence ATGGGTGCGCGCCTGGGCGTCGAGGTCACGGATACCGAAGGGGTAAACCTCATTCGGCTATCGGGCGTCATCGACGAAGACAACGACCTGCTCGAGATCACCAAACAAGTGAAACGTCCCACGGTGCTCATCAACACCTCGGACGTGGAACGCATCAATTCCTGCGGCGTGCGCGACTGGGTGACCTGGCTCGGCGAGCTGCAGCGCCAAGGCTGTACCATCTTTCTGCTCGAGTGCTCGCCGGCCATCATGACCCAGGTGAACCTGGTCAATAACTTCGTCGGCAACGGCATCATCGCCAGCTTCTACGCGCCGTATTTCTGCTCCTCGTGCGAATCCGACAAGATGCTGCTCATCAACGTGGAAGACGCCCTCAAGGGCCTGCCGTTCCACGCGCCTACCTGTCGCTGCGATCAGTGCGATCACACGATGGAGTTCGACGACATCGAGAGCTCCTACTTCGGGTTTCTCAACACCCTGACCCAGCCGCGCATCGAAGCCAGCCTGGATCAGGTCATCAAGCGGCTCACGCGCGAGAGCAAGGGCACGCTGCGCACGCGGTCCACCTCGATGCCGCTGCCGAGCGTCGCCACCCCCTCCACCCCGTCGGCCGGTTCGTCGTCGTCGTCGGGAGCCTCGGGCATTCCGCCGATGCCCACCATCCCGAGCGGAAACCTGAAGGGCTTGCTCACCGACGTGGCCTACGACAAGGTCGGTCAGCAGCAGCAGGAGCACAAGGGCGGAATCGGCAAGCTGCTCTACCTCATCGTGGCGCTGCTCGCCGCCGCCATCGCGCTCCTCGGCTACGTCGTCCTGCGCTCGGGCAGCTAG
- a CDS encoding protein kinase: protein MHEDPPTPPPVPASPSSPDADPLIGLWVLDQYQLVRLIARGGMGAVYLAEQSAMDRFAAVKILHARRETEWRNRFRQEARTASRLSHPHIVTVYNFGELADGSLFLAMEYVDGTSLGGLLERGPLPLGRAVALARQCASALAYAHDRKVIHRDFKPDNVMVAEVQGKAHAKVVDFGLARVTEEAGHTNTGALVGTPRYMSPEQWRGEPATSFSDQYALGMVIYELLAGRPALYSDNQIGYLHLHQHVMPAAPSTIRPAPEVAAFDGLVLRLLAKSPKARFPSLEEATAELARLELALGLQDTGGGGLARDDQEAFEERTPLPSEDLDTVSVRPGGAKLEPVATRAAGREQGAVRLALLGPTEPLKGADWGILARKHLRLAERCASPLDLKPSAEEPDLSVLPLPVTRWEEAWGPWAGAGVAPQRTLACFDGAPEKADVSEAAEQFPHLLVGARPLEPLAVGLALSWMARPDRSGIDQLPLDGAIQVIQITSSAQKAAYVDSLLDDARSEGVRQRGLRALTELAEEMIMNAIFDAPTAADGRPRYAQLDRAAELTLRPGEEATLRWMIGDRFIAVSIRDPFGALTPAEALGGTTGQARQPKLSGRGGGAGMGLRIMSRAARHLFFAICPGTWCEVLALVDREPDASALGRTVCVLNGLGQVARRVGDRLRLREMRQRDALHLELAGEINETSQLQPVFDPPGRVVLDLAGVTRMNSMGIRVWFEAARAGNPEQDLVFERCSMAVVSQLNLLPAFSETGRVGSILAPYVCGHCKKESLELLTRAELDATLPPARACESCHRPLVFDEVPEEYFAFLQEA from the coding sequence ATGCACGAGGATCCGCCGACGCCGCCGCCCGTTCCCGCGAGCCCCAGCTCCCCCGACGCGGATCCGTTGATTGGCCTGTGGGTCCTCGACCAGTACCAGCTCGTGCGCCTCATCGCGCGAGGCGGCATGGGGGCCGTCTACCTGGCCGAGCAGTCGGCGATGGACCGCTTCGCCGCGGTCAAGATCCTCCACGCCCGGCGCGAGACCGAGTGGCGCAATCGTTTCCGCCAGGAGGCGCGCACCGCCAGCCGGCTCTCCCACCCGCACATCGTCACGGTCTACAACTTCGGCGAGCTCGCTGACGGGTCGCTCTTTCTGGCGATGGAATACGTGGACGGGACGAGCCTCGGCGGGCTCCTCGAGCGCGGCCCCTTGCCCCTCGGACGGGCCGTGGCCCTCGCGCGGCAGTGCGCCTCGGCGCTGGCGTACGCCCACGACCGCAAGGTGATTCACCGCGACTTCAAGCCCGACAACGTGATGGTCGCCGAGGTGCAGGGGAAGGCGCACGCAAAGGTAGTGGACTTCGGCCTGGCGCGCGTCACCGAGGAGGCGGGCCACACCAACACGGGCGCCCTCGTGGGAACGCCCCGCTACATGAGCCCCGAGCAGTGGCGCGGCGAGCCGGCCACGAGCTTCAGCGACCAGTACGCGCTGGGGATGGTGATCTACGAGCTGCTCGCGGGACGGCCGGCCCTCTACTCGGACAACCAGATCGGCTACCTGCACCTGCACCAGCACGTGATGCCCGCGGCTCCGTCGACGATTCGGCCCGCGCCCGAGGTCGCGGCCTTCGACGGCCTCGTCCTGCGCCTGCTCGCCAAGTCCCCGAAGGCGCGCTTCCCCTCGCTCGAGGAGGCCACGGCGGAGCTGGCTCGCCTCGAGCTGGCTCTCGGCCTGCAGGACACGGGGGGCGGAGGCCTCGCACGCGACGACCAGGAAGCGTTCGAAGAGCGCACCCCGCTTCCGTCGGAGGACCTCGACACCGTCTCGGTGCGGCCGGGCGGGGCGAAGCTCGAGCCCGTGGCGACGCGCGCTGCGGGTCGGGAGCAAGGCGCGGTGCGCCTCGCGCTCCTAGGTCCCACCGAGCCGCTGAAGGGCGCCGACTGGGGGATCCTGGCGCGCAAGCACCTCCGCCTCGCCGAGCGCTGCGCCTCGCCGCTCGACCTGAAGCCCTCCGCGGAGGAGCCGGACCTGTCGGTGCTGCCGCTCCCCGTCACGCGCTGGGAGGAGGCCTGGGGCCCCTGGGCCGGCGCCGGCGTCGCGCCGCAGCGAACGCTCGCCTGCTTCGACGGCGCGCCGGAGAAGGCGGACGTCTCGGAGGCCGCGGAGCAGTTTCCCCATCTCCTCGTCGGAGCGCGCCCGCTCGAACCGCTGGCCGTCGGCCTGGCGCTGAGCTGGATGGCGCGACCCGACCGGTCGGGGATCGACCAGCTCCCGCTCGACGGCGCGATCCAGGTCATCCAGATCACCTCCTCGGCGCAGAAGGCCGCCTACGTGGACTCGCTCCTCGACGACGCGCGCTCCGAAGGCGTTCGGCAGCGCGGCCTGCGCGCGCTCACCGAGCTCGCCGAGGAGATGATCATGAACGCCATCTTCGACGCCCCCACGGCCGCCGACGGCCGCCCGCGCTACGCCCAGCTCGACCGCGCGGCCGAGCTCACCTTGCGCCCGGGAGAAGAGGCCACGCTGCGCTGGATGATCGGCGACCGCTTCATCGCCGTCTCGATCCGCGACCCCTTCGGCGCCCTGACGCCGGCGGAGGCGCTCGGCGGCACCACGGGGCAGGCGCGCCAGCCAAAGCTGAGCGGGCGCGGAGGCGGCGCGGGGATGGGGCTGCGCATCATGTCGCGCGCGGCGCGGCACCTCTTCTTCGCCATCTGCCCCGGGACCTGGTGCGAGGTGCTCGCGCTCGTGGACCGCGAGCCCGATGCGAGCGCGCTGGGCCGCACGGTCTGCGTGCTGAACGGACTCGGCCAGGTCGCACGCCGCGTCGGCGATCGCCTTCGCTTGCGAGAGATGCGCCAGCGAGACGCGCTGCACCTCGAGCTCGCCGGCGAGATCAACGAGACGAGCCAGCTCCAGCCGGTCTTTGACCCGCCGGGGCGGGTGGTGCTGGACCTGGCCGGCGTGACGCGCATGAACTCGATGGGGATCCGCGTCTGGTTCGAGGCCGCGCGCGCCGGGAACCCCGAGCAGGACCTGGTCTTCGAACGCTGCTCGATGGCGGTGGTGAGCCAGCTCAACTTGCTGCCGGCCTTCAGCGAGACGGGCCGCGTGGGGTCGATCCTCGCCCCGTACGTCTGCGGGCACTGCAAGAAGGAGAGCCTCGAGCTCCTCACGCGCGCCGAGCTCGACGCGACGCTGCCTCCGGCCCGCGCCTGCGAGAGCTGCCACAGGCCGCTCGTCTTCGACGAGGTGCCCGAGGAGTACTTCGCCTTCCTGCAGGAAGCGTGA